Genomic segment of Ignavibacteriales bacterium:
TATAATTACTGATTTCAAATATGTTTTATATAGAACGAAAAACCCGTTTCTTTTATTGTTACCAAAGTTCTTAAATGTTTTCAGCAGTTCGTTTATGCCGTATTTATTTTTTGAGTGTAAAATTAAATTAAACAAAGAAATTCTATAAAACTCTAATAGCTATATAATAAGTTCCTACATCTCAACCGCAGGGAACCTTATTATCCATAGAGAATGTATCTCATGAAAAAAATTCTAAAAAAAAGTTTTCTTTTAATTGAGAATCGAATTAGATATTATTTTGGAATAAGACAAGAATATTCTGGAATTCAAATTCCCAAAGAATTGCTCAACGAATATTCGATGAATGGTGAAGTTGATGTAGAATATAGTTTTCGAAATGATTTTTATTCCGATAAAACTCCAAGAGTATATACCAAGGCTATGGTAGATTCCTTAATTGAAGATGTAAAAAATGGATCAATTAATTATTATGGTAAAACAGGAAAATGGTTGATAATGGCTTTGAAAAAATATTCTATAAAGGAGCATAACACTGTAGTTATGGGATCAGTAGCCCCACATTGTGAAAGTATTTCCTTGGCATTTGGTGCTAAAAAATGTACTGTAATAGAGTATAATGAAATATTATCAGAACATCCATCTATAATTACTATAAAACCGACCGAGTATGATATTAATAAGATTCAGTTTGATAGCGCATTCTCAATTTCCTCATTCGAACATGATGGACTTGGAAGATATGGAGATCCTTTGGACCCCAATGCTGATTTAATTATGATGAGTAAAATGAAAATAATTCTAAAGCAACGTGGAATAATATTTTTATCAGTTCCAATTGGTAAAGATACTTTTGTCTGGAATGAACATCGCATATATGGAAGAAAGCGACTACCATTACTTATAGAAGGATGGAAATTACTAGATTCATTTGGTTATAAAGATAAATTGCTCGATAAACCAACATATTTTGGAAAAGATTTTATTCAACCTATCTTTGTTCTTCAAAATTTATGAATCTTTAGTAATACATTATTCATATTGAAAAGATAGAAATATCTAGAGGTTTCATTCTCTATATTTTAGTAATGATATTTATTTAATTGTAAAATGTTATGATCTTAAACTAAATTTAACAAATGTGTATCAATTCAAAATTAAGTAAAAATGTTTTTTCCCCAAAAAATTAGAAATATAGAAAAAAATGATCTTGTGCTAGAGGTAGGTCCGGGTGCTGATCCATTCAAAAGATCAGACATTTTATTAGAAAAAAAATTTTCAAATGAAATTGAAACAAGATCTCAACGAGCTGATAAAGGAAAGATAAAAACAAATAAACAAATTGTTTTTTTCGACGGGAAGAATTTCCCTTTCAAAAACAAAACATTCGATTACGTGATTTGTTCCCACGTCCTTGAACATGTTGAGGAAGTTGATACTTTTGTTTTTGAAATAACTCGAGTTGGTAGAAAGGGTTATCTTGAATTCCCAACAATATATTATGACTATATTTATAATTTCGGGGTACATAAAACATTTCTAATATTTTACAATGGGGTTTTATGCTGGATGCCAAAATGTGAAACTAATTTAGATAACTTTTTAGGCGTTCAGACCTTCTTTTACAAGGCTAATTTAGCCGGGAGAAAAAATATAATAAAAGAGTTTAAGAAATATTTTTTCCAAGGATTTGAATGGTTTTCAACACTGAAATCTGAACGAGTTTATGACATAAATAGAATAGTTTATCCGGAACAAGAAGTTCGTTTTAAAGCAACTATCCTCCAGAGATTAAAAAATATATTAAGAAAGAAATAATATTTTGAATAAAATTTATTTAATAAGACATACAACTATTACTATTATTTTGGTTATTATAAAGTTATGATAATCATCCGACTGTGCGGAGGTTTAGGCAATCAACTGTTCCAATATGCATTTGGGAAAAAGCTCTCATTATTTCATAATTCAAAATTACTGTTGGACTTATCGGCATTTAAAAACACGGACCGCTCATTCGAATTAGATAAATTTTTGACAAATTATGAAAAAGCGAAAAATTCTGATATAATTAAAGTTATATTAAAAAATTACAAAAGCATCGGCGAAATTCTTGAATATATCCAATCAAGGGGAGAAAATTATTATAAGATGCCAATATTTAAGGAAAGGTCGTTATCGTATGATGATAATTACCTCCTTTCATTAAAAGATGTATACTTCTGGGGTTATTGGCAGTCCGAAAAATATTTTAAAAGCATAGAAGGTATTTTAAGAAAGGAAATATCTTTAATAAATAAATTGGATGTCCAAAATGCAGAACTGGCAAAACTTATTGCAAATTCTGAGTCGGTCTGTGTGCATATAAGAAACGGCGATTATTTCTACGATGAAAAAATTAGAAATAATATTGGTATTCTCCCTATTGAATATTATTATATAGCAATTGATTGTATTCTCAGGGAAGTAAATAATCCCCACTTTTATATTTTTTCTAACAATATAAAGTGGGTAAATGAGAATTTTAAAATTAAACAACCCCATACTATTATTTCTAATAACAGTGAAAAAAGCCATTTGGACTTGTATTTAATGAGTCAATGTAAACATTTTATTACTGCCAATAGCAGTTTTAGCTGGTGGGGTGCCTGGTTATCTGATGCAAAAAATAAAATAGTGTATACTCCCAATCCGTGGTGTAAAAATCCTTTATACAATCCGGTTGATATTCATCCTTCAAATTGGAAGAAAATATCCGTTAATTTGCTTTAGTGGTCATAATGAAATTCAAATCCTCCAGAATATTAATTAATCTCTTTTCCTTTTTGATCGCCACTATATCGTTTTATTATATCATTAATACTTTAAGCGGTTATGATCTATCTGTCTTTTTTGTAAATGGTATCTTTCTTACAATTATTTATATTCTAATTTTCAGTCTTATTAAATGCATTTTCCTTTTAGTTAATGTTTATATTTTTCATATGATTCTTGAGTATACAAATAATAATAAAATAACTTTGTCGGCAGTTTTAAGCATATATATAAAATCTAATATCACAAAGTATATACCATCGAACATCATACCTTATATTTCAAGAATCTATTTGGGGAATAAGGTTGGCTTGGGGAAAATGAATATTACAATAAGTGGTTTTCTTGAAATATTTCTTGGACTCTCAATCACAGCATTAATTATTTTGATATTATTATTGAGTGGCTTGGCCCAATTTCCCAAAGATGTAAACTTCCAACTCAATTATTCCAAGATATTTTTATTGTGTTTATTTTTTATAATTGGCTCGCTTTTGTTATCCTCGGGATATTTGATATATCTGCATAAAAATAAACGTTTATGGAAATCTGAGATTTATAAAGATTTTAATTGGCTATTTAATAAATGTTTCAATTTCCGGTTTGCGTTGCTATACTTAAAGATATTTGTTATATCATTTGTCTCTTTTATGCTAAGCGGTATAATTTTTTACATAATGGCGTTTTTAGTTTTAAATTTACAACTAAATCCTTCTGATTTTTTTAATATTACAATTTGTCTGGGAATAGCGGGATATTCGGCAATTTTAACACCTGGCGTCCCCGGAGGTATAGGTGTAAAAGAAACTGTTTCCGTAGTTCTTATATCGTTATATGGATATGAAAAGGCTCCTATTATTTTAGCTGTAATTCTAGCTAGAATTACGTTAATTTTTTCGGATATTCTAAGTTATTTCTTTATACAATTATTTGAAAAGTCAAAAAGAAAAAATCCAACTATTACTTAAACAAACGGGTAATAATTTTTACAACAATTTTATTTGGTTTTTCTTTTTTTATATCATTCACTTATAAGAAATCAAAGATTATGATGTTAATAGTTATTCATGTTGTCCAATGAGGATCGATGCCATCACAAGAAGTAGCATCAGTTGGAAAAATCTTGTTATTGTTTAATGTTGGAACATCATAGACGGAAAAACATAGAAAATAAGAGCTGGGTTTAAGATATTCAAATCAAAGGAACACTTAAATTGTCCAACATGCTTTGGAATATCACTATTTCTAAGATACAAATTTAAATGAGGTACATAATTATGCAAATTAGAAAAAGTTTATGGAAATCTAAATGATTAGAAGAGAGCTTAGAATTATATTTATATTTCTAATAATTTTGTTTCACTGTATTATTTTCGTTCCGTTTATTTTAAACAATGGATTTACATATGATGATTGGG
This window contains:
- a CDS encoding DUF268 domain-containing protein encodes the protein MKKILKKSFLLIENRIRYYFGIRQEYSGIQIPKELLNEYSMNGEVDVEYSFRNDFYSDKTPRVYTKAMVDSLIEDVKNGSINYYGKTGKWLIMALKKYSIKEHNTVVMGSVAPHCESISLAFGAKKCTVIEYNEILSEHPSIITIKPTEYDINKIQFDSAFSISSFEHDGLGRYGDPLDPNADLIMMSKMKIILKQRGIIFLSVPIGKDTFVWNEHRIYGRKRLPLLIEGWKLLDSFGYKDKLLDKPTYFGKDFIQPIFVLQNL
- a CDS encoding methyltransferase domain-containing protein; this encodes MFFPQKIRNIEKNDLVLEVGPGADPFKRSDILLEKKFSNEIETRSQRADKGKIKTNKQIVFFDGKNFPFKNKTFDYVICSHVLEHVEEVDTFVFEITRVGRKGYLEFPTIYYDYIYNFGVHKTFLIFYNGVLCWMPKCETNLDNFLGVQTFFYKANLAGRKNIIKEFKKYFFQGFEWFSTLKSERVYDINRIVYPEQEVRFKATILQRLKNILRKK
- a CDS encoding alpha-1,2-fucosyltransferase gives rise to the protein MTNYEKAKNSDIIKVILKNYKSIGEILEYIQSRGENYYKMPIFKERSLSYDDNYLLSLKDVYFWGYWQSEKYFKSIEGILRKEISLINKLDVQNAELAKLIANSESVCVHIRNGDYFYDEKIRNNIGILPIEYYYIAIDCILREVNNPHFYIFSNNIKWVNENFKIKQPHTIISNNSEKSHLDLYLMSQCKHFITANSSFSWWGAWLSDAKNKIVYTPNPWCKNPLYNPVDIHPSNWKKISVNLL